A region from the Streptosporangium sp. NBC_01756 genome encodes:
- a CDS encoding glycine--tRNA ligase, with protein MARRTDIMDTIVSLAKRRGLVYPSSEIYGGLRASWDYGPLGVELKSNVKRQWWKSMVQGRDDVVGLDSSVILAREVWQASGHVETFTDPLTECQACHKRYRADHLEEAYEEKHGKAPAEGLADITCPNCGNKGSFTAPKQFSGLLKTYLGAVEDESGLAYLRPETAQGIFINYLNVQQSARKKIPFGIGQIGKSFRNEITPGNFIFRTREFEQMEMEFFVKPGTDEEWHQYWIDERFGWYTDLGINPENLRIYEHPQEKLSHYSKRTVDIEYRFNFTGSEWGELEGVANRTDFDLTAHGKASGTDLSFFEQDTGERYVPYVIEPAAGVDRATLTFLLDAYTEDEAPNAKGVLEKRTVMRLDHRLAPVKVAVLPLSRNADLSPKAKDLAAQLRRRWNVEFDDAGAIGRRYRRQDEIGTPFCVTVDFDTLDDHAVTIRERDSMAQERVALDQVESYFRQHLND; from the coding sequence ATGGCACGCCGTACGGACATCATGGACACCATCGTCAGCCTTGCCAAGCGACGTGGCCTTGTCTACCCCTCCAGTGAGATCTACGGCGGCCTGCGGGCCTCGTGGGACTACGGTCCGCTGGGTGTGGAGCTCAAGAGCAACGTGAAGCGGCAGTGGTGGAAGAGCATGGTGCAGGGCCGCGACGATGTGGTCGGCCTTGACTCCTCCGTGATCCTGGCCCGTGAGGTGTGGCAGGCCAGCGGCCACGTCGAGACCTTCACCGATCCGCTGACCGAGTGCCAGGCGTGTCACAAGCGCTACCGTGCCGACCACCTCGAAGAGGCCTACGAGGAGAAGCACGGCAAGGCGCCCGCTGAAGGCCTGGCCGACATCACCTGCCCCAACTGCGGCAACAAGGGCTCCTTCACCGCGCCCAAGCAGTTCAGCGGCCTGCTGAAGACCTACCTCGGCGCGGTCGAGGACGAGTCCGGTCTGGCCTACCTGCGGCCGGAGACCGCCCAGGGCATCTTCATCAACTACCTCAACGTGCAGCAGTCCGCGCGCAAGAAGATCCCGTTCGGTATCGGTCAGATCGGCAAGTCGTTCCGCAACGAGATCACCCCGGGTAACTTCATCTTCCGCACCCGCGAGTTCGAGCAGATGGAGATGGAGTTCTTCGTCAAGCCGGGCACCGACGAGGAGTGGCACCAGTACTGGATCGACGAGCGCTTCGGCTGGTACACCGACCTGGGCATCAACCCGGAGAACCTCCGCATCTACGAGCACCCGCAGGAGAAGCTGTCCCACTACTCCAAGCGGACCGTCGACATCGAGTACCGCTTCAACTTCACCGGCAGCGAGTGGGGTGAGCTCGAAGGCGTCGCCAACCGGACGGACTTCGACCTGACCGCGCACGGCAAGGCCTCCGGCACCGACCTCAGCTTCTTCGAGCAGGACACCGGCGAGCGCTACGTTCCGTACGTGATCGAGCCGGCCGCCGGCGTCGACCGCGCCACGCTCACCTTCCTGCTCGACGCCTACACCGAGGACGAGGCGCCCAACGCCAAGGGCGTCCTGGAGAAGCGCACGGTCATGCGCCTCGACCACCGCCTCGCGCCCGTCAAGGTCGCGGTGCTCCCGCTCTCCCGCAACGCCGACCTGTCGCCGAAGGCCAAGGACCTGGCCGCCCAGCTCCGCCGCCGCTGGAACGTCGAGTTCGACGACGCGGGCGCGATCGGCCGCCGCTACCGCCGCCAGGACGAGATCGGCACGCCGTTCTGCGTCACCGTCGACTTCGACACCCTCGACGACCACGCGGTGACCATCCGCGAGCGCGACTCGATGGCGCAGGAGCGGGTGGCCCTCGACCAGGTCGAGTCCTACTTCCGCCAGCACCTCAACGACTGA